One window of the Devosia sp. 2618 genome contains the following:
- the mbfA gene encoding iron exporter MbfA, whose amino-acid sequence MPSLRPDNRRPFTSLSEREILSLAVAAEEEDGRIYSEFATRLADTYPGSAALFEGMAAEEDEHRRRLLDLYVERFGTRLVPIRREHVRGFIARKPIWLMKTMSHETVRQQVWEMEEGAYRFYMEAAKQVTDAGIRKLLGDLAAQERKHADAADKIDAEVLGADGRETEKGETHRQFLLTYVQPGLAGLMDGSVSTLAPVFAAAFATGDTHQTFLVGLAAAIGAGISMGFTEAASDDGKLTGRGSPIKRGFAAGIMTAIGGLGHALPYLIADFWTATTVAIVIVLIELWAIAFIQNHYMQTPFWRAVMQVVLGGSLVFAAGILIGNA is encoded by the coding sequence ATGCCCTCCCTTCGCCCCGATAACCGTCGCCCTTTCACCAGCCTCTCCGAGCGCGAAATTCTCTCCCTCGCGGTGGCCGCTGAGGAAGAGGATGGTCGCATCTATTCCGAGTTCGCGACCCGGCTGGCTGATACCTATCCCGGCTCGGCAGCACTGTTTGAGGGCATGGCGGCCGAGGAAGACGAACATCGTCGCCGCCTGCTCGATCTTTATGTCGAACGCTTCGGCACCCGCCTCGTGCCCATCCGCCGCGAACATGTGCGCGGCTTTATCGCCCGCAAGCCGATCTGGCTGATGAAGACCATGAGCCACGAAACCGTGCGCCAGCAGGTCTGGGAAATGGAGGAGGGCGCCTATCGCTTCTATATGGAAGCGGCCAAACAGGTGACCGATGCCGGCATTCGCAAGCTGCTCGGCGATCTGGCCGCGCAGGAGCGCAAGCACGCTGATGCCGCCGACAAGATCGATGCCGAGGTGCTGGGGGCCGATGGCCGCGAAACCGAAAAGGGCGAGACGCACCGCCAGTTCCTGCTCACCTATGTGCAGCCCGGCCTTGCTGGCCTCATGGATGGGTCGGTCTCAACGCTCGCGCCGGTGTTCGCCGCCGCCTTTGCCACCGGCGATACGCACCAGACCTTCCTCGTCGGCCTCGCTGCTGCCATCGGCGCCGGCATTTCCATGGGCTTTACCGAAGCGGCGTCCGACGATGGCAAGCTCACCGGTCGCGGCTCACCCATCAAGCGGGGCTTTGCCGCCGGCATCATGACCGCCATTGGCGGCCTGGGTCACGCGCTGCCTTATCTCATCGCCGATTTCTGGACGGCGACCACCGTCGCCATCGTCATCGTTCTGATCGAACTTTGGGCCATCGCCTTCATCCAGAACCACTACATGCAGACCCCGTTCTGGCGCGCTGTCATGCAGGTGGTCTTGGGCGGCTCACTGGTCTTTGCCGCCGGTATCCTGATCGGCAACGCCTGA
- a CDS encoding NAD(P)/FAD-dependent oxidoreductase, translating into MDDVIIIGGSFAGLAGALQLGRARRKITVLDTGLPRNRFAAHSHGLLGHDHKAPSDILAAARQQLLRYPTIRMVNARADSVTGAADNFSVLTDDGETLKSRRLLLTYGVSDQLPAIPGFAECWGKSIVPCPYCDGFEVAGLHWGLVYSGPQSMHAVTLFGDWTDHLTLFADGHDIPADLRADLARRKVAVVDGKLIAIAHDNGKLATVNLDTGHHVAVDVLFAHPRNRPSACLHEKLGLDIIEHPLGHTVKTDDRRETSLPGIYAAGDLANPMASVTLATSSGAMAAIFAQQSMLV; encoded by the coding sequence ATGGATGACGTCATCATCATCGGCGGCAGCTTTGCCGGCCTCGCCGGAGCCCTGCAACTCGGCCGCGCCCGCCGCAAGATCACCGTTCTCGATACCGGTCTGCCGCGCAATCGCTTCGCAGCCCATTCGCACGGCCTGCTCGGCCACGACCATAAAGCGCCCAGCGACATTCTTGCCGCCGCGCGCCAGCAATTGCTGCGCTATCCCACCATTCGAATGGTCAATGCCCGCGCCGATAGCGTCACCGGCGCCGCCGACAATTTCTCCGTGCTCACCGACGATGGCGAAACCCTCAAATCCCGCCGCCTGCTGTTGACCTATGGCGTTTCCGACCAGCTCCCGGCCATTCCCGGCTTTGCCGAATGCTGGGGCAAGTCCATCGTGCCATGTCCCTACTGCGACGGCTTTGAAGTCGCCGGCCTGCATTGGGGTCTGGTCTATTCCGGCCCGCAATCGATGCACGCCGTCACCCTGTTCGGTGACTGGACCGATCATCTGACCCTCTTCGCCGATGGCCACGATATTCCCGCCGACCTCCGCGCCGATCTCGCCCGCCGCAAGGTCGCGGTCGTTGATGGCAAGCTGATCGCCATCGCCCACGACAATGGCAAACTGGCCACCGTCAACCTCGACACCGGCCACCACGTCGCTGTCGACGTGCTCTTTGCCCATCCGCGCAACCGCCCCTCGGCGTGCCTGCACGAAAAGCTCGGCCTCGACATCATCGAGCACCCCCTCGGCCACACCGTCAAAACCGACGACCGCCGCGAAACCAGCCTCCCCGGCATCTACGCCGCTGGCGACCTGGCCAACCCCATGGCCAGCGTCACCCTCGCCACCTCCAGCGGCGCCATGGCCGCCATCTTCGCCCAGCAGTCGATGCTGGTGTGA
- a CDS encoding Rrf2 family transcriptional regulator, producing the protein MKRSSRLSLALHALVHLHKQPDEAITSATLAQCLMTNPVVVRRVLGELREAGIVGSTKGHDGGWRLLRPASDISLRTVYAAMGESLLIRTESDPGDIQCGIVRTVNSVMGEFIADAEALLAARLERVSIHDLALQAVPHPLHPHHGAHPHG; encoded by the coding sequence ATGAAACGCTCCAGTCGACTTTCCCTCGCCCTTCACGCTCTCGTCCACCTGCACAAGCAGCCCGACGAGGCCATCACCTCCGCCACCCTGGCCCAATGCCTGATGACCAATCCGGTTGTCGTGCGGCGTGTGCTGGGCGAATTGCGCGAGGCTGGCATTGTCGGCTCCACCAAGGGCCACGATGGCGGCTGGCGCCTGTTGCGCCCGGCATCCGACATCAGCCTGCGCACGGTTTACGCCGCGATGGGCGAGAGCTTGCTCATCCGTACCGAAAGCGATCCCGGCGACATTCAGTGCGGCATCGTCCGCACCGTCAATTCGGTGATGGGCGAGTTCATTGCCGACGCCGAAGCGCTGCTCGCCGCGCGGCTGGAGCGCGTTTCCATTCACGATCTGGCCCTTCAGGCCGTGCCCCATCCCCTCCACCCCCATCACGGAGCCCATCCCCATGGATGA
- a CDS encoding MmcB family DNA repair protein: MADLPPIVDLRQSATALRVQRGVMRMLRERHDMACYAEVPLANGRRADVLAVGPKGEIWIIEIKSSLIDFQVDRKWPEYREFSDRFFFAKPPELDADIFPESEGLIVADGHDGAILRDSPDTPLAPARRKALMLKLARLGADRIHILMDPGPK, from the coding sequence ATGGCCGATCTGCCGCCCATCGTCGACCTCCGTCAATCGGCCACCGCGCTGCGCGTGCAGCGCGGGGTCATGCGCATGTTGCGCGAGCGGCACGATATGGCCTGCTATGCCGAAGTGCCGCTGGCCAATGGCCGCCGCGCCGATGTGCTGGCGGTCGGACCCAAGGGCGAGATCTGGATCATCGAGATCAAGTCCAGCCTGATCGACTTTCAGGTCGATCGCAAATGGCCCGAATATCGCGAGTTTTCCGACCGCTTTTTCTTCGCCAAGCCGCCCGAACTCGATGCCGACATCTTTCCCGAAAGCGAGGGGCTGATCGTCGCCGATGGCCATGATGGCGCCATTCTGCGCGATAGCCCCGATACGCCGCTCGCTCCAGCGCGCCGCAAGGCACTCATGCTCAAGCTCGCCCGCCTCGGCGCCGACCGCATCCATATCCTGATGGACCCCGGCCCCAAATAA
- a CDS encoding MFS transporter, giving the protein MTLAPQHRIYACFFFFAFSLGALLSRLPDLQEQLQIDKSQLGLTLIGMSIGSLISLTFSTPLIERLGARATAFITVLGTAVIYAILPWFDSAIAVFVGLFFAGLLAGALEINLNVETDRLEGQFGKSFMNRAHGSWSLGFFVTALLGASIRQTGLSPQWHMLIIVVIVLVVASLIINAMVSAPKRPSSHQGDTPRIALPNLGLLPLCLIGIAAFLVEGAGIDWSAIYMRDAFTVEPFIGGLGLTLFSGFMAATRLTVDPVVDRYGPRAVATTLLSLAAVGVLAVSYATEPWIALAGFSLLGVGCSAVYPLAVSAAAQRTDRPSAVNVAALGQVTFVVFFLAPPLLGFVAEHLDIRTSYLVVLPVIVVGLIACRALGTRKLANPAGLPPEPATPLG; this is encoded by the coding sequence ATGACACTCGCGCCGCAACACCGTATCTACGCCTGCTTTTTCTTCTTCGCCTTTTCGCTCGGCGCGCTGCTGTCCCGTCTGCCCGATCTGCAGGAGCAGCTCCAGATCGACAAGAGCCAGCTGGGCTTGACCCTGATCGGCATGTCGATTGGTTCGCTGATTTCGCTGACCTTTTCGACCCCACTGATCGAGCGCCTCGGCGCCCGCGCCACGGCCTTCATCACCGTACTCGGCACTGCGGTGATCTACGCCATCCTGCCGTGGTTTGACTCCGCCATTGCCGTCTTCGTCGGCCTGTTCTTTGCCGGTCTTCTGGCCGGTGCGCTCGAGATCAATCTCAATGTCGAAACGGATCGCCTCGAAGGTCAGTTCGGCAAGAGCTTCATGAACCGCGCCCATGGTTCGTGGAGCCTGGGCTTTTTCGTCACCGCGCTGCTCGGCGCCAGTATTCGTCAGACCGGCCTCTCGCCACAGTGGCATATGCTGATCATCGTCGTGATCGTGCTGGTCGTGGCCAGCCTCATCATCAATGCCATGGTCAGCGCCCCCAAGCGCCCCAGCTCGCATCAGGGCGACACGCCGCGTATCGCGCTGCCCAATCTGGGCCTGCTGCCGCTATGCCTGATCGGCATTGCCGCCTTCCTCGTTGAAGGCGCTGGCATCGACTGGTCGGCCATCTACATGCGCGACGCCTTTACAGTTGAGCCCTTCATCGGTGGTCTGGGCCTGACCCTGTTCTCGGGCTTCATGGCCGCCACCCGCCTGACGGTCGATCCCGTGGTTGATCGCTACGGCCCGCGCGCCGTCGCCACGACCCTGCTTAGCCTTGCCGCCGTCGGCGTGTTGGCGGTGTCCTATGCGACCGAGCCATGGATTGCGCTGGCCGGGTTCTCGCTGCTCGGCGTTGGCTGTTCGGCTGTCTATCCGCTGGCCGTTTCGGCGGCCGCACAACGCACCGACCGCCCCAGCGCGGTCAATGTGGCAGCGCTCGGTCAGGTGACGTTCGTTGTGTTCTTCCTTGCCCCGCCGCTGCTGGGCTTTGTTGCCGAACATCTCGATATCCGCACCTCCTATCTCGTGGTGCTACCGGTCATCGTCGTGGGTCTCATCGCCTGCCGTGCGCTTGGCACCCGCAAGTTGGCAAACCCGGCCGGCCTGCCACCCGAACCCGCAACCCCACTGGGTTAG
- a CDS encoding MFS transporter: MRFGIDLPPQIKVFGAFFVYSFCMASLYPRLPAIQEAMGVGEGALGLSLIGAAVGTLISLTFASPVIERIGYRRTLLTAIPVLSVFYAIAVWAQTPLALFLLLVPVGITIGAIEIIINLEADRVEHAIGRRIMNRAHAFWSFGVFAAGMVGAFVAQIGLSPQAHLAIMVPIIFVVTMVLLGRFQPAEARISSSTAPPPRFARPTLSIAVLVSVCFAAMIMEGAGIDWSAIYMRNIFGSEPFWAGLAVALGAGAQAFTRFFADGFVERYSPATVARALLCVLGIGAVIVFTAQAPWVAYLGLALLGVGSSALFPLAMSAAAQLTDRPAAVNVASLAQISFVAFLLGPPLLGYIAEHFGIRWAFGIGIPLVIIGLFSTHVLGAKPAKTTAAAQ; this comes from the coding sequence ATGAGATTCGGCATCGATCTGCCACCCCAGATCAAGGTCTTTGGGGCCTTCTTCGTGTATTCGTTTTGCATGGCCAGTCTCTATCCTCGACTTCCTGCCATTCAGGAGGCCATGGGGGTAGGCGAGGGGGCCCTGGGTCTGTCGCTGATTGGCGCCGCGGTCGGCACTTTGATCTCGCTGACCTTTGCCAGCCCGGTCATCGAGCGCATCGGCTATCGCCGCACGCTGCTCACCGCCATTCCGGTGCTATCAGTGTTTTATGCCATCGCCGTCTGGGCTCAGACGCCCCTGGCGCTGTTCCTGCTGCTGGTGCCGGTTGGCATCACCATCGGCGCCATCGAAATCATCATCAATCTTGAGGCTGACCGCGTCGAACACGCCATCGGCCGCCGCATCATGAACCGCGCCCATGCCTTTTGGAGCTTCGGCGTTTTCGCTGCCGGCATGGTTGGCGCCTTCGTCGCTCAAATCGGCCTCTCGCCACAGGCACATCTCGCCATCATGGTGCCCATCATCTTTGTCGTCACCATGGTCCTGCTCGGCCGCTTCCAGCCCGCCGAGGCCCGCATCAGCAGCAGCACCGCGCCGCCACCACGCTTTGCGCGCCCAACCCTCTCCATCGCTGTCTTGGTCAGCGTCTGTTTCGCGGCCATGATCATGGAAGGCGCCGGCATCGACTGGTCGGCCATCTACATGCGCAATATCTTTGGCTCCGAACCCTTCTGGGCCGGTCTCGCGGTGGCGCTTGGCGCCGGCGCACAGGCCTTCACCCGCTTTTTCGCCGATGGCTTTGTCGAGCGCTATAGCCCCGCAACCGTTGCGCGGGCGCTGCTCTGCGTGCTCGGCATTGGTGCGGTCATCGTCTTCACCGCTCAGGCGCCGTGGGTGGCCTATCTGGGTCTGGCGCTGCTCGGCGTCGGCTCCAGCGCGCTGTTCCCGCTGGCCATGTCTGCGGCCGCCCAGCTCACCGACCGTCCCGCGGCCGTCAACGTCGCCTCACTGGCGCAGATTTCTTTTGTCGCCTTCCTGCTCGGCCCGCCTCTTCTGGGTTATATTGCCGAACATTTCGGTATTCGCTGGGCCTTCGGTATCGGCATTCCGCTGGTCATTATTGGCCTGTTCTCCACCCATGTTCTGGGCGCAAAGCCCGCCAAAACCACAGCAGCTGCTCAATGA
- a CDS encoding septal ring lytic transglycosylase RlpA family protein, which translates to MIRKAVRVAAIAAALLSLSTAAYAQCGGASWYGPGFNGKKAASGETFNENAMTAAHRSLPFGTKVTVTDQRTGKAVQVTINDRGPFHGSRIIDLSKAAATALGFRNRGTTSVCLAQI; encoded by the coding sequence TTGATTAGAAAAGCCGTTCGTGTCGCCGCAATTGCTGCAGCCCTTCTCTCCCTCTCCACTGCAGCCTATGCCCAATGTGGTGGCGCCTCCTGGTACGGTCCCGGTTTCAACGGGAAGAAAGCCGCCTCCGGAGAAACATTCAACGAAAACGCCATGACGGCGGCCCATCGTTCCCTGCCATTCGGCACCAAGGTCACCGTTACCGACCAGCGTACTGGTAAGGCCGTTCAGGTCACCATCAACGATCGTGGTCCCTTCCACGGCAGCCGCATTATCGATTTGAGCAAGGCAGCCGCTACGGCGCTTGGCTTCCGCAATCGCGGCACCACTTCGGTCTGCCTGGCGCAGATCTGA